Sequence from the Zeugodacus cucurbitae isolate PBARC_wt_2022May chromosome 5, idZeuCucr1.2, whole genome shotgun sequence genome:
ggaaactattacaaaccaagtttcattaaaatcggtcgagtagttcctgagatatggtttttgccccataagtgggcgacgccacgcccatttttcattttgtaaaaaaaaatctgagtgcagctttcatctgccatttcttatgtgaaatttagtgtttctgacgttttccgttaatgagttaacccacttttagtaattttcaacctaacttttgtatgggaggtgggcgtggttatgatccgatttctttcatttttggactgtattaggaagtggctaaaaaaacgactgcagaaaatttggtttatatagctctattggtttgcgagatatgtacaaaaaacttagtagggggcggagccacgcccacttccccaaaaaaatcacatccaaatatggccttcGATcctacgatccttcataccaaattttatttccatagctttatttatggcttagttatggcactttatgtgttttcggttttcgccattttgtgggcgtggcagtggtccgattttgcttattttcgaaagcaaccttcctatgttgccaagaaataagtgtgccaagtttcatcaagatatcttaatttttactcaagttacagcttgcacagacggacgaacggacagacagacattcggatttgaactccactcttcaccctgatcacgttggtatatataaccctatatctaactcgtttaatttgggtgttacaaacaaccgttatgtgaacaaaactataatactctctttagcaatatttgttgcgagagtataaaaataaaaaatgcttaaGGTGAAAAGAATTgattggaaatgaaaaaaatattttttcaaagttaagTGCAGGTCgttgaaaaattcataaaaaaacattttttttttttttatttaattttccaaaaatttcaaaactatcaatatttttccaaaaaaaaatctaaaaattcaacaactaaaatttatagtgatttttatgaaatttttaatcttataaacattgaaaatttagtaaattcaaatatattattttcaattaaaaatttagatatttcaaatacaaatcaTAAACTTGCAAACCTGCCACGTTGGCCCATGTGACAAGCCAtaaacacttacatacatacttacaaacttATGCAATAACATTTAGCTTCGAGTGTTGCGAGGAAGCTTTTCATAAGGTGCAACAACCTGCATGTGGTTCAAGATCGCTACGCAAGCTTTTCGTATACGAATGCAACACCACAAACCTCCAGCAGCTGGCGTTTAGCGGCAAACAACGGACCGCCGGCCGTGCAGCCCAGTGCACTTTTAGCAAAAACCTCTACACTACTCGCCACCCCACTACACGTCATGTGCATtcctgcattttttatttcgaagcGAGAAAAGTGCAAGTGTGTGAGCGGCCGCAGTGTGCTGGAGAAGAGCGCGCTTCGAAAGCTTTTTATGCGACTGCAGTCGACCGCTGTCGGTTGGGGCGTGGAGGTGCAGCTGCTAGTTGCGCTAgccgttgtagttgttgctgcgcCACTCCCACTTTTTTACAGTTGCCAGCGACGCattctcatttattttattgactCCAAACGAACACACGCAAAGTTTCAGCTGAAAGCTCCACACTCTGCTGCTGCTACTTGCAGCGATAAAgagtgcatttgttgttgctgtatatacgtgataatatatatagatgtttatatatgtacttttattGTATGCGttaagtgctttttttgttgtttctcgaGCATTGAGCACAATGCAATTCGCCTTGATTCAGGCTATTGCACTTTGGCACTTCAGCTGCAACTTGCAACtctgtttatattattatgcGTTTATCGTGATGTTTCCAACACGCATGTTTGCtattaataatgcatttatttacatatactcatgtgtgcattttttatttgcttgcgATTACAAAATTACTTAATGCTGTTCACATTGCCGAGTGAAATGTTGTAATATTGTTGACATTtcgaacttttattttttttttgaaacgcgATCGTGGCAGGTGTGTTTACGACGagtgaaaaaaatggaaaacactTGAAACACTcgcgtttttgttgtattaattaACTAAAGTTTgttgttaataaattttatatttacgaaGAGGAGGTTTCTCTGAAGTACATCACTGGTTTTTTTATCGCAAATTAAGTTTGTTCGAAATTTTTCTAggaattatttttctagaagcaatttatatttaagattgcttatttttttttaccaactcGATTTAgataataatttgttgtttttttatttagccAATATTCTTTTGACCCATGTTTTATGGTAGCTCCGTTATCTCTCCTTTTTGGGTAAAAAAGAACTTTGGAGTGGATTGGTAGATTTTCTATAGATTTggaaatattcatatttgtcatgtttttagttttttttttcagaatactattttttttattttctctaaaaatttgtttgagtttgAAAAAATCAAGATATCAATATCAAACATGTTTTGAGTTCTAAAAtgtatcataaaaattaaaaaatattttaaatacaaatttcgaGCCTGAAAATGTAtccaataatattgaaaaaatatattttcaaacaaaatgtttttatttatttttgttgttgtttttgtttaccattttctatttctttttgtgcatgaaaatgtataaaaaattatgaaaacagattttaaatatattttttgttgttgttttctatttcCTTTTTTGCcagaaaatgtattcaaaatattgataaaacagttttaactaaaatatttttgttttatttttgtgttgttttcgttatcttttttattcatatattataattagaaatctttaaaatttcaaaattaatcgcTTAAGTTTCATAAACCATTTTTATGaacagtgtttttttttttaatttatctccCGCTTGCTCGCTCTTCCcgccttaatttatatatttttttatcgagTGATAACCccattttctgttatttttatctgcagcattaaaatattttttttttatataaataaagaaatataaataaattttatcaaaattatgtCGCGCGTGGTAGCACTTTATGTGATTACAAATCGTTTGCCTTCACAAACAGTACAGAGCGAGAAGGGAAGGTGTAGcggaaaatgtataaaaaatgatgaaatttCGTTCACCGCATACGCCCACacaagaaaatataaacaataataataacaacagatTTAtggaaacatttaaaaatacgaGAACATGAAAcatgttttggtttttagcagaagaagaagaagagaagctAATGAGTATGTGGGTTTAgtttattttcgaatatatcACAAGGTTCAATAACTGAAAGctctatatttatacatatctgaaaatttctacataaatttattagaaTGACGAGAAAtccttttataaataaatattaatttgaagatTTTGGTGACAAGGACTATCTTGATTTAAAAACAGTAGAGATGCCGACCAtaattaattctttatttatttaatatattttattatttcgaaatttgttcGAAAAATTTTGATCTGGGAAAAATATCACTTTCGTCTACACCTCGGGTTTTAATCTTTGTCGAGGCGATCTCGAGTTTAACGAGTCCATTTGTGGATTTTATTTTAGACAAAATCGGTTTTCCGTTGGAATCGTGGACTTATTCTAGATCTTAGGTGTGTTCCAATAGTATCTTAAAGATCTATTACGATTTACCTAATCTCATTTTATGCCTGCCAGAGATTTCATTAGtatttttaacacaaattttatatatgcaacTGTAAATGCCTGGATTGGCTTTGTAAGCCCGCAAGGTTCAGTGAACTTAGCTTATTGGTATCCTACTTTCTTCAATATAATTGATTACATTGATCGCTAACACAAAAGAGCGATCAACAACGGGTGTGTTTCCCGTAATCTCGCAAACACATAGCAAAGCTTTTAAGTGTTCCATTTTCGAAGACCTTTTGTGGCTTAATTTTTGGCGTTTACAATAAATCAATGCAGTGAGAAGTTGCAGTGTTGCTTTCTTGTGCACCAACGGAGGGAAGGGGAACTACTTGCAATCAATTTGGATCGTTTCTTTTTGCTACTGCATTACCGGTTAGCCATTGCACCACAGCACAAAATCAAAATCGGCAAAGTtgttacacaacaacaaaaaagccgAAAAGTTTGCCCGAAGGCACCAAAAAAAGGCGATCAGGCGATCTTGTAATCCTCGTTGGTTGATGCGGCGCGCGACGATGCGGGTGGTTGTCGACGGTAGTGGCAGCAAAACACACCAAGCAATAAACGGAGCGAAAACTTGTTTCAGCGCCGTCTGAAGCAAAATCCAAAAGCGACAAAGAATcaatatgaaaatacaaaaatatggaGCTGCAACGAACTGAAAGAATCGCACAAAACGCGCAGGCGgcagaaaattgcaaaaaatgctTTGCAGTCCGTGTGCGCTGCAGCTGTTTTTGCGCTCTTCCTcctactgttgctgctgctgctcccgcTTTGCTGCTCCATATGCATGCGTTCAGCTTGTCGCTGTCACTGCTGCGCGGCCCAACTGAGAAAATGAGGGAATGCAAAAAAAGGTCAGCGGGTGAATGAACTCACGACAAACACAGTCAACTAGCTGGGTAGCTAACGCGCTATGACTGCAGCAGTGTACGAGATGTAAAATGAGCTGTGCAAAATATGATGAGTtgccgctgctgttgctgcacaCGCAATCATGTCCGTCTAGGTGGCCATCGGCTATGTATTGTATATGCGTTGGTCGATCGAgcgacaattttattttttttttttggaatttaggTTTGCATAgtcaatcaaaaatatttatgaggtAGTATAGCGATGTCGTAAAGCTTGAGATTATTCAGAAATTACGTAAATAGTAAATTCTGACCTGAAAAAATTCATTATATTCAGTGTaagattatttttcaataataatttcgtTGTTGAAccgaaaagttattaaaataaattgtattttaagtATTGTTGCAGCTCTCATTGAAGTCAGGGGATCGAATGTATTCTTCAGCacctttaaattaaatatttttcgtaaataagcccggtttttatttgaagaaattaGATTTTGCTTCGTTTTTTGAGCGATATTGGTCTTTATAgttcaaaaatatgtaataattgcCTACATGTAGGCGCAATATGATTTTTGATCGaaaaaataatcattataaCCTACTGGGACGATTTATGAAACAAAGTTGTCCGAAGGATCTCTATATAATAATACTTATTTTTACCGGTCATTCAATTTCATCTTTTTATTACAAGAGCGTCCACTATTCGTATTACGTAATGTCGTGCCTTGGACACACCTCACATACATAACTAGTCGCCCAAGAAACGGTCAAAAAACTTCATTGACCCAATGTTGCCACACACTATGAACTCCTCAATGCCACCGCAGCGCACTAAAAAGCTGCTTCATAATGCAGAACTCttcgtaaaaaaattatgtatctGTGGGTTGTAAATACGTCAACGTGCCGAAAGCTTTCTGCTGTGAGTCCTGAGAAACCGGTAGTTTTTCGCTGCGACACGTATTGCGTATGTTGCAAGTTGCAGCAACCCACACGTTGCACGTTTCAACCACTGCAGTAATCAAAACAAACATATCCATATCCAGGCGCACTTTTCATTCATGCAACCCTAGAAGATATTGAGCtgagagcaacaacaatgacagctGTGAGAGAGCAAACCGCTGATTGAGTGTGTTGTATGTGTCGAAATGTCCGTTAGCTGGATGTATTAGTCCTGTATTGGTGGGCAGTAGTAATAAATGTGGGCGATGCGGGTCGCGTTTAGGCTTTTATAGTGCAAAATACGTGCGCATGCGATGACCGCGGTcataaaatcaatgaaaattgaaatcttACTTTCACTTTTGATTTCATTGCATAGCTTGGTGGGCTTAATCTAGTCGTCGCATTTATTGTATGGTATACTGGGCGGCTTAAGAacgtatttttatataaaaattgaggttatgttgcttgaaaattaataaaaataatatttggagTTGTTTTTTACCAGCATAGCCTCTAGATTATTATAAggaacaaaaataatgaattatttgaattatcaccagaaaaaatttcttcaaaacgcACATAACCTAACTTCTATTGACTTCAATTTctcttcaataaaatattgtgtCGAGCTTCACATCTTCTAAACTCTGTTTACATAATTTCGAATCATTCGTTGGACAATATCGAAGTAGATTATAGAATACATTATGGTATTCGCTATATTGATTAATATTGTAAGCTAAAGATTATTTCCAACTTAAAAATTCTCACAGAAACTCATTttgtaaatatgaatttgttaataaatatttttaatcatatatttttatataaattggtTCCCTCGAGGCTCAAAAGTCGttaaataacattatttaattttatttatatttataggttaggttattaaaataaattccacatcctacttttattatataattatagtttaatatgttttcacaacaacaaccacatataACTAATTTTCCATTATCTCCTTTTTACTCTTTGCAGAGGACGTAAACGTTTTGTCTCCGAAGGAGACGGTGGCCATATTAAGCCACAAACTATTCCAATTCGTGactaaaaagaaacaaataaattaattacatattaaacgcaaatacaaaaacatcaaaccacaacaacaaaacaacaacaacaagcactttTTAACCACAAAATAACTGCATtctttctacaaaaacaacaacaactgacaaATGAAAAACCACAAAAACTTTAATCAACGGcaacaaaacagaaaaacaaaaatgaaaaaaatagtattatcaacaactctaaaaataaataaaacaacaagaacaaaagcaaaaaataaaataaataaataaatatggcaCCGATTTTAAAAAATGAGATGATGAAATGCAGAAAAAAGCCTGAAgtgtgaatatttttaaagcaacaacaacaagtgtataACAAAATATAGCAAAGCAGCAATGGAGAAGGACGTAGGGACGGGATAGTAGAAACTCATACCCTTGGAAAtgcaaattgagaaaaaaaactaaactaaaaatcaacaacaacaacaattaaatgttttttgacACCTTCCATTTCCAAATGTTCCAACGATGTGTTGTAGCTGTtgtacacaaaaaatatatgtaactaCTACTatgttttgttgtagttgttggagCAAAAGAGAATAGCaaataatcacaacaacaatatatataccACGAAGGAAGCACTTACTCTCTGCATcatcatacattcatacatccAACAGACCGACCAACCGACATGAGTCCATCAATCACTCTTCTTGGAATTACTTTAAGGCATGTTTTTATGTAAActgctttttttttacttgacaCACCGAAtgtaattttaagttttcatgCTATGATTTGAATTCTCGCAAAATTTACTGTATGTACGTTTGCTGAAGTTTGAGTAAATCATTTAATtgctgtataattttttaatttgtaaaaatttttgtacaaatcaacaacaacaacagaaacaaccgtaaactttataaatattatgagtAGAAATTTGATGAAagagaaaaattgaaatttttgtaatttgcgCATTAATAAAAATCGTAAAAGAGATGagtatagcaaaaaaaatttagtattttttggaATCTTTCTCCTTGTCCTTCGTATATGTTTGAAACAATGCAGTTGATAATTTGCGTTTTGCAAACACGCGCAAGCCACAAATAAGCAGAAaaaaacccaacaaaatttttttaaattggtttaaaaaacaacaaaaaattgttaaaaaaccaataaaaattaaaaaaaaaatcttaaattcatTTGTGGCGAAAATAAATTGTGCAAACACAtgctgaaagtaaaaaaaaattaaaattatcgcAAGAAATTGAAACAAAAGCGAAATTGGTTTCTAAAAAAGCGCGAAAAAAGTACTATATTTTGGAGAGAAAGTGCAAAATGCATGCGCACAAAGTCACAAAGAGCGAAGAGCGTTTGCTCAGCTATTTATATGTAAGCTGCATTTTTTGTAGAAGAGAAGCCATTTTATTGCGTACACAATAACAGAtacaaatttacaattattGTAGTAACGTATTGGACATGCGAAAACATAATTACACTTAAAAGCAAAGAGTTTGCATAATTTCAATGCTactcaattttaatataaaaaaagaaatcaattgtatttgtattaatgGTGTAAGAAGAAGATTTTctcataaattgtatttttaataaacaaagctaaattacttataaaaaatgcgttgaaaaaacaacagcaaaacaaattTATAGCATGCGCGCATATTTCGTGAGCATAACAAagagtgttttttgtttgttaaatgctgcctacttttaggcggtaaaattaatttgaaagttgtcttaaattgtaaaatgtattattaacatttaatatttatttttttttgattaatttattttataattttcaacataaagtagatattttttatattttgaaacaaaaaaaattaaatttaaattatttttttttattaaaactcttTGTTATGCCAATATGAATACAGTTTTATGCAAAATACAAACAgcagaaatacaaaaacaattcatGTGCGCAGTTGtgcatttcaaatttcaataattcgcaaagaaattttgaaaaaatgcgaaatttcCTTACATACACTTataaaaaaaagcgaaaattcacaaatataaaaattttaatttagacaATATATGCATCTGTTTAAACAAAATAACTGAAAAACAACCAtttcaagaaaacaaaaatattgctgtttgcgaaaaaaaatattaatggaaaTGTGCATACTTTTTTCTCAGTGTACGTAACATAGCCTTtcgaaataacgaaaatcatatgacattaaacaaaacaaacactataattataaataaaaacatacaaaaaatattaactaaatgtcttagaaaaaatgcaaaattttgtgtAGAAAAAGTTTGGCGTAAGCGTGAAAATAACAGAACAACAATGTGGATTGTAATTACTGCATatttctttttagttttttggaaacttgttttactttttttttagattCTATTGTGATAAGGAAATTTATGcatacttttaaataaattaaattttggctAGAAAAAAATTGGCTGCTTcttattttttggtttatttatctCTGCTAAATTATCTACTTAAAATTGTATAATGTTTATTGcgtttgtaaaattcaaaaaacaagaaaaaattaattaattaattaaacagcAAAGTAGATTGTAGGCTTTTTATTGCATACTACCGATAAATAACATACTATAATATTTACTTACTACtaattatactttttaattaaacGTTATTACTATACATTTGCATATAACtaaatacatacaagcatatatctttaattatatatatatatgatatgatataaaaatatgcatatgtctgttgcacatacatgcatactacatacataaatgtatttcatacaaaattacttaccaagtaaaaaaaacataaataaaaaataaagttcgtACTACATATTGCAAATATTGAAGAATTATAAATGaaagtgttttatttttaataatttttaggcgCATCGCAGACAATATGAAACTGAACCAAAAGCAAACCGCATTAAAAAGACTTGATTCGTTGtttaaaataaggaaaattaaaGTAGGAGGAATACATAAAAACAgtgttttcatttataaaaatttttagccatttattttcatttttctcaCATTACAACTTCATctaactaatttaaataaatttcttaaaattaccACAAACACAAATGCCGCTTATTAACATTACATTCGCATACGCTGATTGCCTCCCTGCATATTAGCTGCGGCATTTTGTGCGGCCGCTGCGCCACCTGCCGCACCACCGGCCACAGGCAACACATTTTGTTTGCGATAATTTGTGAAACTTTCCAAATATTGGTTAATCGTATCAATTGGCTCGTAAACATCATTCTGTTTGGGATGTATCTGCTGTTGGCCCATAGGATTCATTATTTGTTGTGAGAAATAACCTGGATACTCTTTGGCAATTTGCATGCCTAGGAAACCTTGCAATGTTTCGCGTATCATTTCCCAACAATACGAAAGCACCACACACGGACGGTATTCAATTTCAATGAGTATACCCTTAAAGTTTTCCATCATGGTCACGGAACCTAACTTTATAAGGAAATCACCATATTCGAAGCGCGCACCTTTTGATTCAATTTTAGTCTGCTTTTTAGATGTGTAGACTgaagtcattttcaacatgagtAAGTCGAATAGGTTGTCGGCCACTAGTGGTATTTGTTTGCCGGCACCGTTGTCTAATATGGAAAATGTGGAAGCAGGATATTCAGAATCGTGTAGTACGTGCACAGTTTTGGCTGGACCATGTTGTGGTGTGGAGATGTATGTTTCACAATCGACGAGGAATTGTCCAGTGTGTATAGCGCCCAATGCCAGCAGGCGTTTGGTAAGGTAGTCAATGGCTTGTGCACCAGTTTTGCCTTCTGGTATCTGATATGGCAACAACACAGTGACGCCCATTACTAAAGAATATATGGAAATAATTAAAGGAATATTTCtacttaaaaagttttttattttaattagaaaataaattaaatatttttaattcctttGCTGCAGTTTTGTTTGGAAACACAAATTTATCAAACACCGTGTAAACAAACAGCTGTTGCAGAGGAACAAATTGGAATGGTAGTGGAACACAGTATGGCAtgacaatttattattaaaatatttataaatataattaggtattttaatattttaatttttacctcACTACatgaatgtaaataataaaaatgttataaaatcttcattttttatttaattattcgaGTTACTATTATTTACGTTCCCAATTGTGTGACAGCCATTTTGTAGCCGCAGccatttgcattaaattgacaTTTCGCAAAATAAAGAGAagtaagaacaaaaattaaaatttatagtttctgcaactttgaatatatttttggcaATCTCTTaccattattaaaaaattgttaaagtttAATAAGTGTTATAAATATTAGTCCGGCGAAGTGAAAGAAATTCTATGGTaaagaaaaattgaaatgaaattgttagTTAACCGTTTAACTAATACCAtctatttgcataaaaaattagcgaaatttttcgaataaataaTACCAACAGGTAACTATCGTGTAAAGCATTAACCGTTTAGAAAATGCATATAacaatataaactttttttgattaatatttGTTAACATAAAGATATTGAGCCCCGTATATTTCAAAACAGTCGGTTCTACATAACCGGAAGGGCGCTAACTTATATCCGACAAATGAATGTTACGCCGATAATAATTCGATGGAAACTTTGTGGGAGTgaacttataaaatatttatgttcttTTACCGTACGAAAATACATATCGTGAATATCTGCACAAGAAGTTTGAGTTCGAGAAGTCAAGTGGAATATGTTTTTATAAGTTAACTAAAATGACATACAAacgctgattttttttttaatttattgtattaaatacacacatagatacatacacaaatatgtattattaaatttagaacTAATACGTACTCATAAGATGTGTGGATGCTGATTTTTGCTGTAATTTCTTATTTAACTCATCAATTAATGTATAAGAAACAACCACAAAAACCAAAATCCATTATTGGCATCAATACAAATCCTTGAGTTTTGTAACACATCTACGCAGATATGTAAAAATTCTGAAAGAAATCTAATTTTGAGTGTCCACACATTTGGTATCACTGCTACTGTACACTACTTGCTGTCTTTTACATCGTTCGCTGTCTTCTTGTTAAACAACTGCGGTGTCTTAAAACCACGGAAACTCTTGCGCAGTGAATTGGTCACACGCTTCTTATAGCTCGTACTAGTACTGGTCACTGAAATTTTATCATCCGGCACAAATCTGCGATCAAGTCTATGCAAACTGTCCGCCTCGTCGGTTGTATTGCTCTCATTggaattgtttttcaaaaattttctattaaaatgcAACTGTGGTGTGCCCCATTTCTTCGCTATAAAAGCTTCGAATTCCGGATCACTTTCGGAGCCGCTTTCATTACTGGAAAATTTTCCTTTGTAAATGCTTTTAACTTTTACCCGCTCACCTTCAGTTTCACTCACGCCTTCAGCCGATTGCGCCGATGTGTCGGCAGTACTGTTATCCGCAAATGGTATGTCATCCAATTTGCGCGTTACAATCACCTCGGCTGGCACGCCTTTCAGATTAACACCTTCGATTTGTGTCTGCTGGAAATCAGTTGGATGTATGCCGGTATGGGGACTGTTGCGTAGAGAACTACGTAATTTACGTGGCGTTTTTATTTCCACAATGCGCACGCGATAATGTAGTAACTAAGAAGAGAGACAATTTTTAATGCAacatatggaaaatatttgcaagCTGCTTACTCGATCCTCATCGATGAATTTCGCCAGATCCGTTAGCGACATGCTAATGCAAGTGCCCTCCGCCAATATGTCCTTATCATACTCACTATGCACTGGATACTTCTGCGTGATGGCAATCGCCTCATTCTCTTGATGCACAATTGTCACCTCGAAGGCGTAATTGTGTTTCTTCTCCTTTACAGTCGATGTGCAGGCCATGGTGAAGAGTATACGCTCCTTATCGTGTACTTCATAGAAATTGAACATCTcatcatacaccatgaaaacaTAATAACCGGTAAGCGGTTTCTGCTTTACACCCATATTCCAAACCATATCGGTTGTTTCTGTCGTGAACACTTTATCAGCATGTTCCTTCTCCAAGTGATCCTTCCAGTGTGCCTCGCGTCCCGCCCACTCGCAATCGCCCCACACACGTCCCATGAAGCATTTCATCGGCTTGTAGATGCATTGCTTCTCATGCCAGCTCAGCAGGTCAATTTGCAAGCGCACCGTACAGCCGCCCGAGGCATTCGAGCAACGGAAATGCGCCTTGGAGCATAGCGCTTCGACGGTGAGCGAACGTATATTGGTGAAGGGCTCCTAGGGAGACAGAAAAATTTATAAGTGAGTTACAATGGAATTAAAAGTGTTGTAGACAAGCGTAAGCAAAAAGAAATTTCAAGTGGTTTCGTTTACGTCAGCGATAAGTGCTTCGAAGTTGTGCTATCAGTtagtatatagatatagatatatacataaatatatgtggtAATTTTTTCGACCTTGCTTTCATCACCGATTTCCTTTCAAATACTAGATaactcaaaataaaatgtaaaatgataaattaattGATAATAAGAAATATACAATTGATTAAACCAATTTAGTTGGTCGGTAATAAAAACTTCAAACTTTTTACTCGTGTCTTTGCTGCATTAAACTGTGCCAAGATAAGATTGCAGTGAAAATAGCCGCAAACTAAACTTATGTGGAGTGATAAAGTGCAAATTTTGTCggctaaaaaataatatattctag
This genomic interval carries:
- the LOC105208784 gene encoding mediator of RNA polymerase II transcription subunit 20, yielding MGVTVLLPYQIPEGKTGAQAIDYLTKRLLALGAIHTGQFLVDCETYISTPQHGPAKTVHVLHDSEYPASTFSILDNGAGKQIPLVADNLFDLLMLKMTSVYTSKKQTKIESKGARFEYGDFLIKLGSVTMMENFKGILIEIEYRPCVVLSYCWEMIRETLQGFLGMQIAKEYPGYFSQQIMNPMGQQQIHPKQNDVYEPIDTINQYLESFTNYRKQNVLPVAGGAAGGAAAAQNAAANMQGGNQRMRM